The DNA window CGCCAGCGTGCCGAAGCCGCTTGATGTCGCGATATCGTCGAGCGATACGGCAAGCTCTCTTTCGAGAAGGTCGCGCGCATGGCGCAGCCGCTCCTTCAGCAACCATTCGCCGACGCTGAGACCGGTCGTTGCTTCGAAGCGGCGCTGGAAGGTGCGCATGCTCATGCCCGCCCTCTTGGCCAGGAGGCTGATCGGCTGCTCCTCGGCCAGGCTTTCGCGCATCCACTCGATAAGCGGGCCCAGGCGTATGCCTTCGCGCTCCTCCGGGACGGGCGCTCTGATGAACTGCGCCTGCCCGCCTTCGCGGTGCGGCGGCACGACGAGGCGGCGCGCAACGCTGTTGGCGGCCTCCGAGCCGAAATCGCCGCGCACGACGTGCAGGCAGAGGTCGATGCCGGCAGCGCTGCCGGCCGCCGTCAGCAGACTGCCCTCATCGATGTACAGAACATCGGCATCGAGCGTGACATCCGGATAGCGCGCCGCGATCGACGAGACATAGCGCCAATGCGTGGTCGCCCTGCGGTTGGCAAGCAGGCCGGCGCCGGCAAGAACCGTAACGCCG is part of the Rhizobium bangladeshense genome and encodes:
- the ftrA gene encoding transcriptional regulator FtrA, translated to MTDSVKIMPNVSPQTKGPLVAVLAYDGLCTFEFGIAYEVFGLPRPEMGEAWYRFAVCGIEPGPLRAAGGLTVAVDKGLEVLDEADLIVVPGWRAIDAPVPEPLSTALKAAHQRGARIMSLCSGVTVLAGAGLLANRRATTHWRYVSSIAARYPDVTLDADVLYIDEGSLLTAAGSAAGIDLCLHVVRGDFGSEAANSVARRLVVPPHREGGQAQFIRAPVPEEREGIRLGPLIEWMRESLAEEQPISLLAKRAGMSMRTFQRRFEATTGLSVGEWLLKERLRHARDLLERELAVSLDDIATSSGFGTLATMRHHFRKRLGTSPHAYRKSFGG